In Paroedura picta isolate Pp20150507F chromosome 1, Ppicta_v3.0, whole genome shotgun sequence, the following are encoded in one genomic region:
- the LOC143833038 gene encoding uncharacterized protein LOC143833038 yields the protein MWHMLLLSGLLAGVSRWGTCAPWETNPDDERPLGSAVVTLNDSCRAQVLWRTASAMLRQLRLDRPPRLAAEVADRAHEAWATVARELPTPSSQAQHLDLFSNQTLLIQRGSCVQVSYRITLDDLSWQTWMLHPASFIFTECLGCRCHKKEEGQTTPVWMQECGLLGQPSHQPIVDSKQARCCRPRRTPLSFVFLQEDGAIVVRAPRLDRDCHCQP from the exons ATGTGGCACATGCTGCTACTGAGTGGGTTGCTGGCAGGGGTGTCACGCTGGGGCACCTGTGCCCCCTGGGAGACAAACCCCGATGATGAGCGGCCACTGGGATCTGCTGTAGTGACTCTCAATGACAG CTGCCGGGCGCAAGTCCTCTGGCGAACAGCTTCGGCAATGCTCCGGCAGCTTCGGTTGGACCGGCCTCCTAGGCTTGCAGCCGAGGTGGCAGACCGAGCGCACGAAGCCTGGGCAACGGTGGCGAGGGAGCTCCCGACCCCATCCAGTCAGGCGCAGCACCTCG ATCTCTTCTCCAATCAAACGCTGCTGATCCAACGAGGGAGCTGTGTTCAGGTCTCCTATCGCATCACGTTGGATG ATCTCAGCTGGCAAACCTGGATGCTGCACCCTGCTTCCTTCATCTTCACGGAATGCTTGGGCTGCCGATGCCACAAAAAGGAAGAGGGGCAGACGACCCCTGTTTGGATGCAAGAGTGTGGACTCCTTGGGCAGCCGAGCCATCAGCCAATAGTCGACTCAAAGCAG GCACGCTGCTGTCGGCCCCGCCGGACTCCGCTCTCTTTTGTGTTCCTCCAAGAAGACGGCGCAATAGTTGTACGGGCGCCTCGCTTAGATCGTGACTGCCACTGCCAACCCTGA